The window TAAACGTGAACACCCCCAAATACACCCCAAACAAAATCATAAATACGCCGCAGCCGGCCAGAATGATATAATAGGCTTTTTTATTCAGATGCCGAATGCCGAAAAAAGCCAGCACCGAAACGAACACATACCAGATCAGATCTCCGGCCTCGTGACCCACGAAAAATGCCAGCAGCCGGGGCCAATTCTGAAAAGAAATATCGAACTGAATCATAAAGGCAAATCCGATGGTGGCCCACCAGATCCACCAATAGGGGTTGGACATGGAAACCAGGACCCCGCCGATAACCGGATTGTTCAGCCCTTTTCTTTCCAGCCCAGCCGGATTTTTATCGGACGGATTGGATGCCCCTAAAAAACTTGTGGAAATGTTGCCCTTATAAACATTTAGAATAATGCCGGCGCCAAACCAGACAAGAATGATCCCCCCGATCGTACCAATGACACGGACCACTATCATGTTCTTTAAGACAAAGGAAAATCCCAGCAGCAAAAAAACAACGATGCCCATTTCAAGCAGGGCATGCCCGATGATTACCCAGACGCCCATTAAATACCCGCGCCGGTCTGTTCGGACCGATTGAATAATCGTATACGTCAGCAGGGGCCCGGGGGCCATTGCCCCGGTCAGTGCCACCAGAAACGAAAAAGAGAAAATAACCCAGTATGTTGAAAAGAAGCCTGC is drawn from Desulfobacterales bacterium and contains these coding sequences:
- a CDS encoding LysE family transporter produces the protein MINETAGFFSTYWVIFSFSFLVALTGAMAPGPLLTYTIIQSVRTDRRGYLMGVWVIIGHALLEMGIVVFLLLGFSFVLKNMIVVRVIGTIGGIILVWFGAGIILNVYKGNISTSFLGASNPSDKNPAGLERKGLNNPVIGGVLVSMSNPYWWIWWATIGFAFMIQFDISFQNWPRLLAFFVGHEAGDLIWYVFVSVLAFFGIRHLNKKAYYIILAGCGVFMILFGVYLGVFTFMRSHI